The genomic DNA GTGAAGACTTACGACATCGTGCCGCATGCCGGCGGCGTTGCGTTCGATGACGCGCAATGGCAAGTGCTCGATCCCACCATGCTCACGGCGCGGCGCTCGACCGGGCGCGTGTGCTTCAATTGGTATCGTATCAATCTCACGATTCCTGAGCGCATCGAGAGTTTTGATCCGAGCGGTGCGACCGTCGTGTTTGAAACCGTGCTCGATGATTATGCCGAAGTGTGGGTGAATGGCGAGCTTTCGCGCGCGCTCGGACAGGAAGGCGGCTCTGTGATCAACGGTTGGAACGCGGCGAATCGACTCGTGGTTGGGCGCAATGTGCAACCGGGTCAGCAAATTCAGCTCGCGGTGTTTGGCGCGAACGGTCCGCTCTCGAATCCGCCGACAAATTTTATTTGGGTGCGCTATGCGAAGTTGGAGTTTTATAAAAACGCGCCCGCGGTTCCTCTCGCGCTTACGCCCGCGGAAGTGAACGTTGACATCGTGCGCCTCGATCCCGCGCTGGATGCGATTGTCGGCCCGAATCCGAAAATTTTCAAATTGGCGGAAGGCTTCAAATTTACCGAAGGCCCGGTTTGGCTGCATGAGAGCAAATACCTGCTCTTTAGTGATCCGAACAGCAATATCATTTACAAATACATGCCGGACGGTAACAACACCGGCAAGCTCGAAGTGTTTCGCACGCCGAGTGGCTATGCCGGAGCGGACATTGCCGAATACGGTCAGCCCGGCACAAACGGTTTGGCCCTCGATGCGCAAGGTCGCCTCACGATCAACGAGCACGGCAATCATCGCGTCTCGCGTTTGGAGAAGGACGGCAAACTGACGGTGCTCGCGGATCGCTACAAAGGCATGCACCTCAACAGCCCGAACGATTTGGTGTATCGCTCGGATGGCGCGCTGTTCTTTACGGATCCGGCGTTTGGTTTTCCGAAGTTCTACAAAGACCCGCGCAAGGAATTGCCGTTCAGCGGCGTGTATTCGCTGTACAAAGGAAAACTGCAATTGCTCAATAGCGAAATGAGCGGGCCTAACGGCATCGCGCTTTCGCCGGATGAAAAATATTTGTACGTGGGCAATTGGTATGACGTGAGTCTTTATACCAACGGCAAAGCCGATGAGAAAAAGATCGTCGTCATGCGCTTCGAAGTGAATGCCGACGCGACGGTGTCGAACGGCAAAGTCTTTTTCGACATGACCGGCGCCAAAGGCGAAGATGCGATTGACGGCATCAAAGTGGATCAACGCGACAACTTGTATGTTTCCGGCCCGGGCGGTTTGTGGGTGATCTCCGCGGAGGGCAAGCACCTCGGCACGATCAACGCGCCGC from Cytophagia bacterium CHB2 includes the following:
- a CDS encoding SMP-30/gluconolactonase/LRE family protein — translated: MLTARRSTGRVCFNWYRINLTIPERIESFDPSGATVVFETVLDDYAEVWVNGELSRALGQEGGSVINGWNAANRLVVGRNVQPGQQIQLAVFGANGPLSNPPTNFIWVRYAKLEFYKNAPAVPLALTPAEVNVDIVRLDPALDAIVGPNPKIFKLAEGFKFTEGPVWLHESKYLLFSDPNSNIIYKYMPDGNNTGKLEVFRTPSGYAGADIAEYGQPGTNGLALDAQGRLTINEHGNHRVSRLEKDGKLTVLADRYKGMHLNSPNDLVYRSDGALFFTDPAFGFPKFYKDPRKELPFSGVYSLYKGKLQLLNSEMSGPNGIALSPDEKYLYVGNWYDVSLYTNGKADEKKIVVMRFEVNADATVSNGKVFFDMTGAKGEDAIDGIKVDQRDNLYVSGPGGLWVISAEGKHLGTINAPQHIHNMAWGEEDNQTLYLCARRGLYKMRLNIPGSPAITPSMSSR